The following proteins are encoded in a genomic region of Mycolicibacterium confluentis:
- a CDS encoding MCE family protein, with protein MRGRTPRALVRVLLFTAMCLVFMFALVTVFGQFRFDSRTTFHAVFDNVSGLKGGNFVRIAGVEVGKVTKLTLHKDGTVSVDFTVDRQLPLTEATRAAVRYENLIGDRYLALEEGPGSVRRLAPGGTIPLPQTSPALDVDALIGGFRPLFRALDPNQVNALSGELLNVFQGQGGTVASVLSQTAALTTTLAGRDELIGEVITNLNTVLGTFADRDEQFSEGLDRLSQLVQGLADRRSDLATGVAHINAAAGTVADLLAVARQPIRDTVAQTDRFGGQVMADSDYVDDLLKTLPDAYQILSRQGLYGDYFGFYLCDLVLKVNGKGGQPVFVKLAGQDTGRCTPK; from the coding sequence ATGAGAGGCAGAACGCCCCGCGCGTTGGTCCGGGTTCTGCTGTTCACGGCGATGTGCCTGGTGTTCATGTTCGCGCTGGTCACCGTGTTCGGACAGTTCCGATTCGACTCGCGCACAACCTTTCACGCCGTGTTTGACAATGTGTCGGGACTCAAGGGCGGAAACTTCGTGCGCATCGCCGGCGTCGAGGTCGGCAAGGTCACGAAGCTCACCCTGCACAAGGACGGCACCGTGTCCGTCGATTTCACCGTCGACAGGCAACTGCCGCTGACGGAGGCCACTCGCGCCGCGGTGCGCTACGAGAACCTGATCGGCGATCGCTACCTGGCGCTCGAGGAGGGGCCCGGATCGGTGCGACGCCTGGCGCCCGGCGGCACCATCCCACTGCCGCAGACCTCCCCGGCGCTCGACGTCGATGCGCTCATCGGCGGGTTCCGCCCGCTGTTCCGCGCGTTGGATCCCAATCAGGTGAACGCGCTCTCGGGGGAACTGTTGAACGTCTTCCAAGGCCAAGGGGGCACCGTCGCCTCCGTGCTGTCGCAGACCGCGGCTCTGACCACGACGCTGGCCGGCCGCGACGAGTTGATCGGCGAGGTGATCACCAATCTGAACACCGTGCTCGGCACCTTCGCCGACCGGGACGAGCAGTTCTCCGAAGGCCTGGACAGGCTTTCGCAGTTGGTGCAGGGTTTGGCCGACCGCAGGAGTGACCTCGCCACCGGGGTGGCGCACATCAACGCCGCGGCGGGCACCGTCGCCGACCTGCTGGCCGTCGCGCGGCAGCCGATCAGGGACACCGTCGCGCAGACCGACCGGTTCGGTGGGCAGGTCATGGCAGACAGCGATTACGTCGACGATCTGCTCAAGACCCTGCCCGACGCCTACCAGATCCTGTCCCGGCAGGGCCTCTACGGCGACTACTTCGGCTTCTACCTGTGCGATCTGGTGCTCAAGGTCAACGGCAAAGGCGGTCAACCGGTGTTCGTCAAGCTCGCCGGACAGGACACGGGACGGTGCACGCCGAAATGA
- a CDS encoding acyl-CoA dehydrogenase family protein, with translation MTTAESYLASSTADDRELTDRFGPIFDEIARGNPEREKNREFPHDQVRALNDAGFGTLRIPVALGGFGASLEQTFALLADLAAADPNVAHIWRNHLAFVEDRLNAAPSPGNDVWIKRFLSGEFVGGGWTEANGVTLANIVTTVTPEGDHWFVTGAKYYATGSLYADWLDVLGKSDDGSLLTALVRADQDGVALVDDWRGFGQRTTASGSARYDAVRAEAGDVFPAAERFSYQSHFYQTAMLSVLTGITKAIVRDGTRALQDRRRNYPHGLSETPAQDAQLLAVIGEASALAFGAEAALARATGTLDRIVSGRVANGAAAPRDRLVTAEVAVSSAQLVIIDAALRAATGVFDALGASGVSEDLGLDRHWRNARTLASHNPRVYKARILGDWVVNGKDPVPDLVGGARGGQGD, from the coding sequence ATGACCACGGCAGAAAGCTATCTGGCCTCGTCGACCGCCGACGACCGCGAACTCACCGACCGGTTCGGGCCGATCTTCGACGAGATCGCGCGCGGGAACCCCGAACGGGAGAAGAATCGCGAGTTCCCGCACGACCAGGTGCGTGCACTGAACGACGCGGGTTTCGGCACTCTGCGCATCCCGGTGGCTCTCGGTGGGTTCGGCGCCTCGCTGGAACAGACGTTCGCGCTTCTGGCGGATCTGGCTGCAGCCGATCCCAACGTCGCACACATCTGGCGCAACCACCTCGCGTTCGTGGAGGACCGGTTGAACGCCGCACCGTCGCCGGGAAACGACGTGTGGATCAAGCGGTTCCTCAGCGGCGAATTCGTCGGCGGGGGATGGACCGAGGCCAATGGCGTCACGCTGGCCAACATCGTCACTACGGTCACACCGGAGGGCGACCACTGGTTCGTGACGGGCGCGAAATACTATGCCACCGGCAGCCTTTACGCGGACTGGCTTGACGTCCTGGGAAAGTCTGACGACGGGTCGCTCCTGACCGCGCTGGTGCGTGCGGATCAGGACGGTGTCGCACTGGTCGATGACTGGCGTGGCTTCGGCCAGCGCACGACCGCCAGCGGAAGTGCCCGGTACGACGCCGTGCGTGCCGAAGCTGGCGACGTCTTTCCGGCGGCCGAGCGATTCAGCTATCAGTCGCACTTCTACCAGACGGCGATGCTGTCGGTCCTGACCGGAATCACCAAGGCCATCGTTCGGGACGGCACGCGTGCCCTGCAGGACCGCAGACGCAACTACCCGCATGGACTCTCGGAGACTCCCGCCCAAGACGCTCAACTGCTCGCGGTCATCGGCGAGGCCTCGGCTCTCGCATTCGGCGCCGAGGCCGCACTGGCGCGTGCCACCGGCACCCTGGACCGCATCGTGTCAGGTCGCGTGGCAAACGGCGCGGCAGCGCCCCGGGACCGCCTGGTGACGGCCGAGGTGGCGGTGTCGTCGGCGCAGCTGGTCATCATCGACGCGGCCCTGCGCGCCGCCACCGGGGTCTTTGACGCGCTTGGTGCTTCCGGTGTTTCCGAGGACCTCGGACTGGACCGGCACTGGCGCAACGCCCGCACGCTGGCCTCGCACAATCCGCGCGTCTACAAGGCCAGAATCCTGGGGGACTGGGTGGTCAACGGCAAGGATCCAGTGCCCGACCTGGTGGGCGGCGCACGCGGAGGCCAGGGCGACTGA
- a CDS encoding MCE family protein, giving the protein MTAHRLRILTAAGLVVLLVTALTVVATPWWKGIARNTFVAYFANTNGLYTGDEVRILGVAVGTVDAIEPLPDTAKVTFSVDAEYPVPADARAAILLPSLVSARAIQLVPAYSGGPQLTPGAVIPQERTAVPVEWDDFRAQLEKLTESLQPTTPGGPSPVGEFINSAAANLRGQGDTARDTVIKLSQAVSALGDHSTDIFSTVRNLQLLVSALSSSSDLLAAFNTNLADITTVLANTPNEFADATRSLDGAVNDLRGFLDDNREGVGVTFDRLNTITTALDDSRGDVKQVLHIAPTVFQNFMNIYQPAQISVTGILAPVNFASTVQFICSAVQAASRKNWEQSSKLCVQYLSPIIKNRQYNFPPLGVNPFVGATARPNEITYSENWLRPDFPPPPIPQPLPDPQPLPDPQPLPDPQPLPAETGGTP; this is encoded by the coding sequence GTGACCGCGCACAGACTCCGCATCCTCACCGCGGCCGGGCTCGTCGTCCTGCTCGTGACCGCGCTCACCGTCGTGGCCACACCGTGGTGGAAGGGCATCGCCCGCAACACCTTTGTGGCGTACTTCGCCAACACCAACGGGCTGTACACGGGTGACGAAGTGCGCATCCTCGGGGTGGCCGTCGGCACGGTCGACGCCATCGAACCCCTGCCCGACACCGCCAAGGTCACCTTCTCGGTGGACGCCGAATACCCCGTGCCCGCCGACGCGCGGGCCGCGATCCTGTTACCGTCGCTGGTCAGCGCACGCGCCATCCAACTCGTGCCGGCCTACTCGGGCGGTCCCCAGCTGACACCGGGAGCGGTCATCCCGCAGGAGCGCACCGCGGTGCCCGTCGAATGGGACGACTTCCGCGCGCAGTTGGAGAAGCTGACCGAGTCGCTACAGCCCACCACCCCGGGAGGCCCGAGTCCGGTGGGGGAGTTCATCAACTCCGCGGCGGCCAACCTGCGCGGACAGGGAGACACCGCGCGCGACACCGTCATCAAACTGTCCCAGGCGGTCTCGGCACTCGGCGACCACAGCACCGACATCTTCAGCACGGTGCGCAATCTGCAACTGCTGGTGTCGGCGCTGTCGTCGAGCAGCGATCTGCTCGCCGCGTTCAACACCAACCTGGCCGACATCACCACCGTCCTGGCGAACACCCCCAACGAATTCGCCGACGCCACACGCAGTCTCGACGGAGCGGTGAACGACCTGCGGGGATTCCTCGACGACAATCGCGAGGGCGTCGGTGTCACCTTCGACCGGCTCAACACCATCACCACCGCACTCGACGACAGCCGCGGTGACGTCAAGCAGGTGCTGCACATCGCGCCGACGGTGTTCCAGAACTTCATGAACATCTACCAGCCTGCGCAGATTTCGGTGACCGGGATCCTGGCCCCGGTGAACTTCGCCAGCACCGTGCAGTTCATCTGCAGCGCCGTGCAGGCCGCCTCCCGCAAGAACTGGGAGCAGTCCTCGAAGCTCTGCGTGCAGTACCTCTCGCCGATCATCAAGAACCGGCAGTACAACTTCCCGCCTCTGGGTGTCAACCCGTTCGTGGGCGCCACCGCGCGGCCCAACGAGATCACCTACAGCGAGAACTGGCTGCGACCCGACTTCCCGCCTCCACCAATCCCGCAACCTCTGCCCGACCCGCAACCTCTGCCCGACCCGCAACCACTGCCCGACCCGCAACCTCTGCCCGCCGAGACCGGCGGGACACCGTGA
- a CDS encoding MlaE family ABC transporter permease gives MRSVGDFFVLTAETLAAMPRRPFAWRELIDQIWFVARVSIVPTIMLSIPYTVLIVFTLNIVLLEVGAGDLSGAGAALAAVTQVGPVVTAIVVSGAGATAMCADLGARTIREEIDAMNVIGVNPVQALVVPRVIAATFVALMLYSVVAVVGLTGSYAFVVYVQHVTPGAFVAGMTLLTGLPQVIVSLAKALLFGLSAGLIACYKGLSVGGGPTAVGNAVNETVVFSFMALFLINILATAFGVKVAP, from the coding sequence ATGCGGTCAGTGGGGGACTTCTTCGTCCTCACCGCCGAGACGCTGGCGGCCATGCCGCGTCGGCCCTTCGCGTGGCGCGAACTCATCGACCAGATCTGGTTCGTCGCCCGCGTGTCGATCGTGCCGACGATCATGCTGTCGATTCCCTACACGGTGCTGATCGTGTTCACCCTCAACATCGTGCTGCTCGAGGTGGGCGCCGGTGATCTGTCGGGTGCGGGCGCGGCACTTGCCGCCGTCACGCAGGTCGGTCCGGTGGTGACCGCGATCGTGGTGTCCGGTGCGGGGGCCACCGCGATGTGCGCCGACCTCGGTGCCCGCACCATCCGCGAAGAGATCGACGCGATGAATGTGATCGGCGTCAATCCCGTTCAGGCGCTGGTGGTTCCACGCGTCATCGCGGCGACTTTCGTGGCGTTGATGCTCTACTCCGTGGTCGCGGTCGTCGGGCTCACCGGCAGCTACGCGTTCGTCGTCTACGTCCAGCACGTCACGCCCGGGGCATTCGTCGCCGGTATGACGCTCTTGACGGGCCTGCCCCAGGTGATCGTGTCGTTGGCCAAAGCGCTGCTGTTCGGACTGTCGGCGGGTCTGATCGCCTGCTACAAGGGCCTTTCCGTGGGCGGCGGACCGACCGCAGTCGGCAACGCCGTGAACGAGACCGTCGTGTTCTCGTTCATGGCGCTGTTTCTGATCAACATCCTGGCCACAGCATTCGGCGTGAAGGTGGCCCCGTGA
- a CDS encoding ANTAR domain-containing protein → MHHISTGPTGGSSRRDIDIATGILMAVRGYTERDAFNELVAAAQRTGDGITTVARALISLARNRDGAAYPAEALRAWGEFILDPLPRPASDQSATPSVLRT, encoded by the coding sequence ATGCACCACATCAGCACCGGGCCGACAGGTGGCTCATCGCGCCGTGACATCGACATCGCCACAGGCATTCTCATGGCCGTCCGCGGTTACACCGAGCGCGACGCCTTCAATGAACTTGTGGCCGCCGCTCAGCGCACCGGCGACGGAATCACCACTGTTGCAAGGGCGCTTATTTCCTTGGCCCGTAACCGCGATGGTGCGGCGTATCCCGCTGAGGCACTGCGGGCATGGGGCGAGTTCATCCTCGACCCACTCCCCCGTCCCGCGAGCGACCAGTCGGCCACTCCCAGCGTGTTGCGTACCTGA
- a CDS encoding MCE family protein, with the protein MTRVRNLLKRPEITPLAERNRVTVGVVGILILTALVVAAFSYDKLPIIKGTNDFSAYFAEAGGIKAGSDVRVSGMSVGRVSDIHLEGTQVRVDFTVDRNVELGGRTEAAIKTETVLGTKMLELTPRGDGRLDGAIPLDRTTSPYDLPTALGDLTTTISGLDTTQLSSALSTLAETFADTPTDLKVALEGVARFSDTLNARDAHLRGLLADADKVSAVLGKRSDQIAGLVVNANALLAELLAQRSSVDALMTNLTAVSAQLSAVVDDNRTALQPALDKLNGVLGILDTRKQELQRTLYLLRRYAMSFGEVLGSGPFFKASVVNLLPGQFSQPFIDAAFSDLGLDPNVLLPSQLVEPGVGQPGTPALPVPYPRTGQGGEPRLTLPDAITGVPGDPRYPYREPLPAPPPGGPPPGPPATAPAPGELPEPTVPPLPPEGDAP; encoded by the coding sequence ATGACACGAGTGCGAAATCTGCTGAAGAGGCCCGAGATCACGCCGCTCGCCGAACGGAACCGGGTCACCGTCGGGGTGGTCGGGATCCTGATCCTCACCGCACTCGTGGTGGCCGCGTTCTCCTACGACAAGCTCCCGATCATCAAGGGCACCAACGACTTCTCCGCCTACTTCGCGGAGGCCGGCGGCATCAAGGCGGGCAGCGACGTGCGGGTGTCCGGAATGTCGGTGGGACGGGTGTCCGACATCCATCTGGAGGGCACACAGGTGCGGGTGGACTTCACAGTGGACAGGAACGTCGAACTCGGCGGCCGCACTGAAGCCGCCATCAAGACCGAAACCGTGCTGGGCACCAAAATGCTCGAACTGACCCCGCGTGGCGACGGCCGCCTCGACGGTGCGATCCCGTTGGACCGGACCACCTCGCCCTACGACCTGCCCACCGCGCTGGGCGATCTGACCACCACCATCAGCGGTCTGGACACCACCCAGCTGTCGTCGGCGCTGTCCACACTGGCCGAGACGTTCGCCGACACGCCAACGGATCTCAAGGTCGCGCTGGAAGGGGTGGCGCGGTTTTCCGACACCCTCAACGCGCGCGACGCCCATCTGCGCGGTCTGCTCGCCGACGCCGACAAGGTCAGCGCGGTGCTGGGAAAGCGCAGCGATCAGATCGCCGGCCTGGTGGTCAACGCCAATGCGCTGCTGGCCGAACTGTTGGCACAGCGCAGTTCGGTCGACGCCCTGATGACCAACCTGACCGCGGTGTCGGCCCAGCTTTCGGCGGTCGTCGACGACAACCGGACTGCGCTCCAACCCGCACTCGACAAGCTCAACGGCGTGCTGGGCATTCTCGACACCCGCAAGCAGGAACTGCAGAGGACGCTGTATCTGCTTCGGCGCTACGCGATGTCGTTCGGTGAGGTGCTGGGCTCCGGGCCGTTCTTCAAGGCCTCGGTGGTCAACCTGCTGCCGGGGCAGTTCTCCCAGCCGTTCATCGACGCGGCGTTCTCCGACCTCGGGTTGGATCCCAACGTCCTGCTGCCGTCGCAACTCGTCGAACCGGGAGTCGGCCAACCCGGCACCCCGGCGCTCCCGGTGCCGTACCCGCGGACCGGGCAGGGCGGCGAACCGCGCCTGACGCTGCCCGACGCGATCACCGGCGTCCCCGGTGATCCGCGCTACCCGTATCGAGAACCGCTGCCCGCACCGCCCCCGGGCGGGCCGCCGCCGGGGCCGCCCGCGACCGCGCCCGCGCCCGGCGAACTGCCTGAGCCCACGGTGCCGCCGCTGCCACCCGAAGGGGACGCACCGTGA
- a CDS encoding MCE family protein — protein sequence MRRAVAALVAVVSLITVTGCQWRGLNSLSLPGTEGGGDGSYTIQAQLPDVVVIQQNTRVRVADVNVGNVTRIEVQDWHALVTMRIDGGVHLPANSTAKVGQTSLLGSMHIELAPPTDRPAEGELTDGSVIPLSAAATYPTTEQTLASVSILLNGGGLGQLQEINQAFATALGGRETDMRSLLTQLDTFIASLNSQTDDIITATERLNELTGQVAARDDTVDRALTTIPQALAVLADSRAQIADAVDALGRFGAIANSTVTATRESLVNNLRNIAPVLRSLADAGPALTKGLDFLTTYPWVKSTVENWFRGDFANISLVVDLTLSRLDSGLFTGTRWEGNLTQLEMQWGRTIGQLPSPYTAGNPLIAPYRWGAY from the coding sequence GTGAGGCGCGCCGTGGCGGCCCTCGTGGCCGTGGTGAGCCTGATAACGGTGACGGGCTGCCAATGGCGCGGGCTGAACTCGCTGTCCCTGCCCGGAACCGAAGGCGGCGGCGACGGGTCCTACACCATCCAGGCGCAACTGCCCGACGTCGTCGTCATCCAGCAGAACACCCGAGTGCGGGTGGCCGACGTCAACGTCGGCAATGTGACCAGGATCGAAGTGCAGGACTGGCACGCGCTGGTCACGATGCGCATCGACGGTGGCGTCCATCTGCCCGCCAACAGCACCGCGAAGGTGGGCCAGACCAGCCTGCTGGGCTCGATGCACATCGAACTGGCGCCGCCCACGGATCGGCCCGCCGAGGGGGAACTCACGGACGGCTCGGTGATCCCGCTGTCCGCGGCGGCGACGTACCCGACCACCGAGCAGACACTGGCCTCGGTGTCGATACTGCTCAACGGCGGCGGGTTGGGCCAGCTGCAGGAGATCAATCAGGCATTCGCCACCGCCCTGGGCGGTCGCGAGACCGATATGCGCAGCCTGCTCACCCAACTCGACACCTTCATCGCGTCACTGAACTCCCAGACCGACGACATCATCACCGCCACAGAGAGACTCAACGAGTTGACGGGGCAGGTCGCGGCACGCGACGACACCGTCGACCGAGCGCTGACCACCATCCCGCAGGCGCTCGCGGTGCTGGCGGACTCGCGAGCCCAGATCGCCGACGCGGTCGATGCTTTGGGGCGCTTCGGTGCGATCGCGAACTCGACGGTGACCGCGACCCGCGAGTCACTGGTGAACAATCTGCGCAACATCGCCCCCGTGCTGCGGTCGCTGGCCGACGCCGGACCGGCCCTGACGAAGGGACTGGACTTCCTGACGACCTACCCGTGGGTGAAGAGCACGGTCGAGAACTGGTTCCGCGGTGACTTCGCCAACATCTCGCTGGTGGTCGACCTGACCCTGAGCCGGTTGGACAGCGGACTGTTCACCGGCACCCGCTGGGAGGGGAACCTGACGCAACTCGAAATGCAGTGGGGCCGCACGATCGGTCAGCTGCCCAGCCCGTACACCGCGGGCAACCCGCTGATCGCGCCCTACCGGTGGGGAGCCTACTGA
- a CDS encoding GNAT family N-acetyltransferase, producing the protein MTLTDNRVLDWSTAPVVAHDHAPIADFLATTKGLAGRKFAADSRDIAEVLSSSYSGAAVVVRDESGLVRGYAALHEPHGLEPELLGDFVFSPDTPPHVIDNIVDDSIRRFRIEAAAIPGAFLRVIIGTDQQAAIEALQKRGGRTEAEFIRTRKPLHDEDVEALAAAASPGIEILSWSEVVDRGLSEDVRRLQFDTFQEHFGNMSKTPEVWESHLKSRSFAPDFSIAAYDVEQGVIGYVLGSVFTAGVGDSEERSAHTDYIGVRGDQRKRGLGELLLRKIWLAALRRGVNVASLGTDINNKSNAHLLYRRLGYVAVEEQYSFRIDHQDTTE; encoded by the coding sequence ATGACATTGACCGACAATCGCGTTCTCGACTGGTCGACGGCGCCGGTGGTGGCGCACGACCATGCACCCATCGCCGATTTCCTCGCCACCACCAAGGGGCTGGCCGGACGCAAGTTCGCGGCCGACTCCCGCGACATCGCCGAGGTGCTGAGCTCCTCGTATTCCGGGGCCGCCGTCGTCGTGCGGGATGAATCGGGGTTGGTGCGCGGCTACGCCGCATTGCACGAGCCCCATGGACTGGAACCGGAACTGTTGGGCGACTTCGTCTTCAGTCCCGACACTCCGCCACACGTGATCGACAACATCGTCGACGACTCCATCAGGAGATTCCGCATCGAAGCGGCCGCCATCCCCGGTGCCTTTCTGCGGGTGATCATCGGCACGGATCAGCAGGCGGCCATCGAAGCGCTGCAGAAGCGCGGCGGGCGCACCGAGGCGGAGTTCATCCGGACCCGCAAGCCACTCCATGATGAGGACGTCGAGGCCCTGGCCGCGGCGGCGTCCCCGGGCATCGAGATCCTGTCATGGTCGGAGGTCGTCGACCGCGGGTTGTCCGAAGACGTGCGCCGCCTGCAGTTCGACACCTTCCAGGAGCATTTCGGGAACATGTCGAAGACGCCCGAGGTGTGGGAGTCTCACCTCAAGAGTCGCTCCTTCGCACCAGATTTCAGCATCGCGGCCTACGACGTGGAGCAGGGCGTGATCGGCTATGTACTCGGGTCGGTCTTCACCGCGGGGGTGGGGGACAGCGAGGAACGCAGCGCTCACACCGACTACATCGGAGTGCGGGGCGATCAGCGCAAGCGGGGACTCGGTGAACTGCTGCTGCGCAAGATCTGGCTGGCGGCGTTGCGGCGCGGGGTCAACGTGGCCTCCTTGGGCACCGACATCAACAACAAGAGCAATGCCCACCTCCTCTACCGGAGACTGGGCTACGTCGCAGTCGAAGAACAGTACTCATTCCGCATCGACCATCAGGACACCACCGAATGA
- a CDS encoding MCE family protein, with protein sequence MTEPRRRDGIDPIWWAPVLFVVIGGLIAMTALLFSGTMRTFVPLTLVSDRSGLVMEDGAKVKLRGVQVGEVAGIRADAPEGESALSRLTLKMYPGPFEYLPSNVEAEIKSSTAFGAKYVELIIPDAPNPEPLKPGAVLRSRNVTVEVNTVFENLQSVVGAIDPAKLNSVLAAVAESVRGKGEVIGRAITDSNNVLLAVNPRMETVRQDWQLFGQTAQTYSAAAQDILEVLDSFSTTSDTLSTHAQALDTLLLSAVGFSSAGVNTIGGNQPGLVRVTNTLEPTMALFNKYSPTYTCLFQGALWFLDNGGRDALGGNGKSVIMDAALLAGDDPYRFPDNLPRVNATGGPGGRPSCGSLPDVSQNFPVKYLVTDTGFGTGLDVRPNPGIGFPGFANYFPVTKAIPEPPRIRYPGGPAPGPWPAPVSPPPTPISEEHP encoded by the coding sequence ATGACGGAACCACGCCGCAGAGACGGCATCGACCCCATCTGGTGGGCGCCCGTGCTGTTCGTTGTGATCGGTGGACTCATCGCGATGACGGCGCTGCTGTTCTCCGGGACGATGCGCACCTTCGTGCCCTTGACCCTTGTCTCGGATCGGTCCGGCCTGGTCATGGAGGACGGCGCCAAGGTCAAACTGCGAGGCGTGCAGGTTGGGGAGGTCGCAGGCATCCGGGCCGACGCCCCCGAAGGCGAGTCCGCCCTGTCGAGGTTGACCCTGAAGATGTATCCGGGGCCGTTCGAGTACCTGCCGAGCAACGTCGAGGCGGAGATCAAGTCCAGCACCGCATTCGGCGCCAAGTACGTCGAACTCATCATCCCGGACGCCCCGAACCCCGAACCGCTCAAGCCGGGCGCCGTGCTGCGCTCACGCAATGTGACGGTCGAGGTCAACACGGTGTTCGAGAACCTGCAGTCCGTCGTCGGCGCGATCGACCCCGCCAAACTCAACTCGGTGCTGGCCGCGGTGGCCGAATCGGTGCGCGGTAAGGGTGAGGTGATCGGACGCGCGATCACCGATTCGAACAACGTGCTGCTGGCCGTCAACCCGCGCATGGAGACCGTGCGCCAGGACTGGCAGCTGTTCGGTCAGACCGCGCAGACCTATTCGGCTGCCGCACAAGACATCCTGGAGGTGCTGGACTCCTTCAGCACCACCAGCGACACCCTCAGCACGCACGCACAGGCGTTGGACACCCTGCTGCTGTCCGCGGTGGGATTCTCCTCGGCCGGGGTGAACACGATCGGCGGCAACCAACCCGGCCTGGTGCGCGTCACGAACACCCTCGAGCCCACCATGGCGCTGTTCAACAAGTACTCACCCACCTACACGTGCCTGTTCCAGGGCGCGCTGTGGTTCCTGGATAACGGTGGTCGAGACGCACTGGGCGGCAACGGCAAGTCGGTCATCATGGATGCGGCGCTGCTCGCCGGTGACGACCCCTACCGGTTTCCTGACAACCTGCCGCGCGTGAACGCCACCGGCGGTCCGGGAGGGCGGCCCAGCTGCGGATCCCTGCCCGACGTCAGTCAGAACTTCCCGGTCAAGTACCTGGTCACCGACACCGGATTCGGGACCGGCCTCGACGTGCGGCCCAACCCGGGGATCGGTTTCCCAGGCTTCGCCAACTACTTCCCGGTCACCAAGGCCATTCCCGAACCACCGCGCATCCGCTATCCAGGCGGACCGGCACCGGGGCCGTGGCCGGCACCGGTATCGCCGCCACCCACCCCGATCAGCGAGGAACACCCATGA
- a CDS encoding ABC transporter permease: protein MGRWVEATRRLGTQTAFYGNALAATGDAVRRYPGEVLRLIAVMGMGTGALAVIGGTVVIIGFLTLSTGALIAVQGYNTLSNVGIEALTGFLGAFLNVRFIAPATAGVALAATIGAGATAQLGAMRINEEIDALEVMGIRAVTYLASTRIVAGVLVVIPLYTVAVLMSFLATRFGTTVIYGQSRGVYDHYFSTFLHPTDLLWSFVAALSMAAAVMVVHTYYGFTATGGPAGVGEAVGRAVRTSVTATVFVLLTITLSVYGQSGNFHLSG from the coding sequence ATGGGCAGGTGGGTTGAGGCGACCCGCAGGCTCGGTACGCAGACGGCGTTCTACGGCAACGCCCTGGCCGCTACGGGAGACGCGGTCCGGCGCTATCCCGGGGAGGTGCTGCGTCTGATCGCCGTGATGGGGATGGGCACCGGAGCGCTGGCCGTCATCGGCGGCACGGTGGTGATCATCGGCTTCCTGACCCTGTCCACGGGCGCGCTGATCGCCGTTCAGGGCTACAACACGCTCTCCAACGTCGGGATCGAGGCGCTCACCGGTTTTCTCGGCGCGTTCCTCAACGTCCGCTTCATCGCCCCTGCCACGGCCGGAGTGGCCCTGGCCGCGACGATCGGTGCCGGCGCCACCGCCCAACTGGGTGCGATGCGCATCAACGAGGAGATCGACGCGCTCGAGGTCATGGGCATCCGTGCCGTGACCTACCTGGCGTCCACCCGGATCGTCGCCGGTGTGCTCGTGGTCATCCCGCTCTACACCGTCGCGGTGCTGATGTCGTTCCTGGCCACCAGGTTCGGCACCACAGTCATCTACGGGCAGTCGCGGGGCGTATACGACCACTACTTCTCGACGTTCCTGCATCCGACCGACCTGCTCTGGTCCTTTGTCGCCGCGCTGTCGATGGCGGCTGCGGTGATGGTGGTGCACACCTACTACGGGTTCACCGCCACCGGCGGTCCGGCCGGGGTGGGGGAGGCCGTCGGGCGTGCGGTGCGAACCTCGGTGACCGCAACAGTTTTCGTGCTGTTGACCATCACACTGTCCGTCTACGGGCAGTCCGGCAACTTCCATCTGTCGGGGTGA